In Gulosibacter molinativorax, a single window of DNA contains:
- a CDS encoding adenosine deaminase, with the protein MNEEDFILPDGVDARALPKVLLHDHLDGGLRPSTIVELAADVDFELPETDPELLAKWFRESADSGSLTSYLSTFSVTVGVMQTVQALRRIAREAVVDLAADGVVYAELRWAPEQHLSRGLTLDEAVDAVEQGIAQGIDDIESRGGWIRVQQLLCAMRQGHRSDEIAELTVTRYDSHLVPGGVCGFDLAGPEAGFPPSAHAEAFDYCAEEFVPVTVHAGEAAGLDSIESALLDAGALRLGHGIRIADDIELHDEDDEGTFAQLGELAEWVKNRRVALEIAPTSNLQTGAAPSLAAHPFNLLYELGFTVTVNTDNRLMSSTTASLELARLANEFDYDLDDLEQFQFAACEAAFLPVEDRERLADRIADGFDAVRQPDEARR; encoded by the coding sequence ATGAACGAGGAAGACTTCATCCTGCCCGATGGGGTGGATGCACGTGCCCTCCCGAAGGTGTTGCTGCACGATCACCTCGACGGCGGCCTCCGGCCGAGCACGATCGTCGAGCTCGCGGCGGACGTCGATTTCGAATTGCCCGAGACCGATCCCGAGCTGCTCGCGAAGTGGTTTCGCGAGTCGGCCGACTCCGGCTCGTTGACGAGCTACCTCTCGACCTTCAGTGTGACCGTTGGCGTGATGCAGACGGTACAGGCGCTGCGACGCATCGCGCGCGAGGCCGTCGTGGACCTCGCCGCGGACGGCGTCGTGTATGCCGAGCTCCGGTGGGCGCCCGAGCAACACCTGAGCCGTGGGCTCACGCTCGACGAGGCCGTGGATGCGGTGGAACAGGGCATCGCGCAGGGCATCGACGACATTGAGTCGCGTGGCGGGTGGATTCGGGTGCAGCAGTTGCTGTGCGCGATGCGCCAGGGCCACAGGTCAGACGAGATCGCCGAGCTGACCGTGACGCGCTACGACTCGCACCTCGTGCCAGGCGGAGTGTGCGGGTTCGACCTCGCGGGCCCCGAAGCCGGATTCCCACCTTCCGCGCACGCCGAGGCCTTCGACTACTGCGCCGAGGAATTCGTTCCGGTGACCGTGCACGCTGGCGAAGCGGCCGGACTGGATTCGATCGAATCCGCGCTGCTCGATGCCGGCGCGCTGCGACTCGGCCACGGCATCCGTATCGCCGACGACATCGAGCTGCACGACGAGGACGATGAAGGCACGTTCGCCCAGCTCGGTGAGCTCGCCGAGTGGGTGAAGAACCGTCGCGTCGCACTCGAGATCGCCCCGACCTCGAACCTGCAGACGGGCGCCGCGCCGAGCCTGGCCGCGCATCCGTTCAACCTGCTTTACGAGCTAGGCTTCACGGTTACCGTCAATACCGATAACCGGCTCATGAGCTCAACGACCGCATCCCTCGAACTTGCGCGACTCGCGAACGAATTCGACTACGACCTCGACGATCTGGAACAGTTTCAGTTTGCGGCGTGCGAGGCGGCGTTCCTGCCGGTCGAGGATCGGGAGCGGCTGGCCGACCGGATTGCCGATGGATTTGACGCGGTGAGACAACCAGATGAAGCGAGACGATGA
- a CDS encoding PTS sugar transporter subunit IIA: MNTVEHKLHFDESMVRRGAKAANWRSAVEIAGELLVRARCVRPGYTKKLIDVIDKFGPYIVIAPGLALVHAQPSADSLQRGLVAVTFPDGVNFGHAHYDPVGLVVAISTMNPAQHLGVVAGIANGLDGDATLVSKAVRSGSDAELVELIKSHLPDLNFDLEAD, encoded by the coding sequence ATGAACACGGTGGAACACAAGCTGCACTTTGACGAGTCGATGGTGCGTCGCGGTGCGAAGGCTGCCAACTGGCGATCGGCTGTTGAGATCGCGGGCGAGCTGCTCGTCCGCGCCCGTTGCGTTCGTCCCGGCTACACGAAGAAGCTCATCGACGTGATTGACAAGTTCGGGCCGTACATCGTGATCGCCCCGGGCCTCGCGCTCGTGCACGCGCAGCCGAGCGCCGACTCGCTGCAGCGGGGGCTCGTCGCGGTGACGTTCCCCGACGGCGTCAACTTCGGCCACGCCCACTATGATCCGGTTGGCCTCGTCGTCGCAATCAGCACGATGAACCCGGCGCAGCACCTCGGCGTCGTCGCGGGCATCGCGAACGGGCTTGACGGCGACGCGACGCTCGTCTCGAAGGCGGTTCGCTCGGGCTCGGACGCGGAACTCGTCGAGCTGATTAAGAGCCATCTTCCCGACCTCAACTTCGACCTCGAGGCGGACTAG
- a CDS encoding phospho-sugar mutase: MNALPLNRESQVAFRHAAESWLAQDPDPETRAELESLLAQAGDINKPGVTLQDADDSPGARAWRELRDRFGTRLSFGTAGLRGRQAAGSNRMNRVTVAQAARGLADYLVSRGGSPSVVIGYDARINSDVYARDTAELMMAAGVKATLLPRPLPTPVLAFAVRWLGTSAGIMVTASHNPKWDNGYKVYLGDEDQGSQIVPPADKEIATAIANVANTMKVPDLPRSQDYETAPESLVAAYITETAKVFQAPVVPLKVAYTPLHGVGRDTFRAVLEKAGVPLPEIVKEQADPDGTFPTVDFPNPEEPGALDLAYATGDATGASLILAHDPDADRLAVAVRVAEGWRLFGGNEIGRMLGWRAAKAAAASGQLDGTLATSLVSSPALSKIAERYGLGYAETQTGFKWISRAPGIIYGYEEALGYLVNTDTVRDKDGVSAALAILELAMLEAAKGRTLDDLDNAFTEEFGAYESRQVALRYESVDVLPKVMAGLRAKFPEQVGDVAVATAHDLETDPQPANIIRLELADDTRIMIRPSGTEPKIKVYIDANSISGTVAERKASAASRADAAASAMRAMLTQ, translated from the coding sequence ATGAACGCGCTGCCGCTAAACCGCGAATCGCAGGTCGCTTTCCGCCACGCGGCCGAGAGCTGGCTCGCGCAAGATCCGGATCCCGAAACCCGGGCCGAGCTGGAGTCGCTCCTCGCCCAGGCAGGTGACATCAACAAGCCTGGCGTCACGCTGCAGGATGCGGATGACTCGCCCGGGGCGCGGGCCTGGCGCGAGCTGCGCGACCGCTTCGGCACGCGGCTTTCCTTCGGGACGGCCGGGCTCCGCGGTCGGCAGGCCGCGGGCTCGAACCGGATGAACCGGGTCACGGTCGCGCAAGCGGCTCGCGGCCTCGCGGACTACCTCGTGTCTCGAGGCGGCTCCCCCAGCGTCGTGATCGGTTACGACGCGCGCATCAACTCGGACGTCTACGCTCGCGACACTGCGGAGCTCATGATGGCCGCTGGAGTGAAGGCCACGCTCCTGCCGCGCCCGCTCCCGACCCCGGTGCTCGCATTCGCGGTGCGCTGGCTCGGCACCTCCGCCGGCATCATGGTGACGGCCTCGCACAACCCGAAGTGGGACAACGGCTACAAGGTCTACCTCGGCGACGAGGATCAGGGCTCGCAGATCGTTCCGCCCGCCGACAAGGAGATCGCTACGGCGATTGCGAATGTCGCGAACACCATGAAGGTGCCCGATCTGCCGCGCTCGCAGGACTACGAGACCGCACCCGAGTCGCTCGTGGCTGCGTACATCACCGAGACCGCGAAGGTCTTTCAGGCGCCGGTCGTGCCGCTCAAGGTGGCGTACACGCCGCTGCACGGCGTCGGCCGTGACACCTTCCGCGCCGTCCTCGAGAAGGCGGGCGTCCCCCTGCCTGAAATCGTCAAGGAGCAGGCCGACCCGGACGGCACCTTCCCGACCGTAGATTTCCCGAACCCGGAAGAGCCCGGCGCCCTCGACCTCGCGTACGCGACTGGCGATGCCACCGGAGCGTCGCTCATCTTGGCCCATGACCCCGACGCCGACCGGCTCGCGGTCGCGGTGCGCGTCGCCGAGGGCTGGCGGCTGTTCGGCGGCAACGAAATCGGGAGGATGCTCGGCTGGCGAGCAGCGAAGGCCGCGGCCGCCTCTGGCCAGCTCGACGGCACGCTCGCGACCTCGCTCGTCTCATCCCCCGCACTCTCGAAGATCGCGGAGCGCTACGGGCTCGGGTACGCCGAGACGCAGACCGGCTTCAAGTGGATCTCCCGCGCGCCCGGGATCATCTACGGCTACGAGGAAGCCCTCGGCTACCTCGTGAATACCGACACGGTGCGCGACAAGGACGGCGTCTCGGCCGCGCTTGCCATCCTCGAGCTCGCGATGCTCGAGGCCGCCAAGGGACGCACGTTGGATGATCTCGACAATGCGTTCACCGAGGAGTTCGGGGCCTACGAGTCCCGTCAGGTCGCGCTGCGCTACGAGTCGGTGGATGTGCTGCCGAAGGTCATGGCGGGCCTGCGCGCGAAGTTTCCGGAGCAGGTGGGCGACGTCGCCGTGGCGACGGCGCACGATCTCGAGACCGACCCGCAACCCGCGAATATCATCCGCCTCGAGCTCGCGGACGACACCCGCATCATGATCCGCCCCTCCGGCACCGAGCCGAAGATCAAGGTGTATATCGACGCGAACTCGATCTCGGGCACCGTTGCGGAGCGCAAGGCATCGGCGGCGAGCCGAGCGGATGCGGCGGCTTCGGCCATGCGCGCGATGCTCACGCAATAA
- a CDS encoding purine-nucleoside phosphorylase, which translates to MSQTHLTDTVHPLDAPGADPRAIAQEAAKVIAEKTGVARHDIALTLGSGWGQAAESIGELVTEFPAHEVPGFSKPALAGHTGMIKSIRLASGGHALIIGARTHFYEGHGVRRVVHSVRTAAATGAKIMVLTNGAGGLNPDWQPGTPVLIRDHINLTAASPLEGATFVDLTDLYSQRLRTAVQELEPLDEGVYVQFRGPHYETPAEVKMAGIIGGDIVGMSTALEAIAAREAGMEILGLSLITNPAAGISATPLNHEEVIEAGRAAETRLADLLARIVKEIA; encoded by the coding sequence ATGTCACAAACGCATCTGACTGATACCGTGCATCCGCTCGACGCGCCCGGCGCGGACCCGCGTGCCATCGCTCAAGAGGCAGCGAAGGTTATTGCCGAGAAGACCGGCGTCGCGAGGCACGACATCGCGCTCACGCTCGGCTCAGGATGGGGCCAGGCTGCGGAATCGATCGGCGAGCTCGTCACCGAGTTCCCGGCCCACGAGGTGCCCGGATTCTCGAAGCCCGCGCTGGCTGGCCACACCGGGATGATCAAGTCGATTCGTCTTGCTTCGGGCGGCCACGCGCTCATCATCGGCGCGCGCACTCACTTCTATGAGGGCCATGGCGTCCGCCGCGTCGTCCACTCGGTGCGCACAGCGGCCGCGACCGGCGCGAAGATCATGGTGCTCACGAACGGCGCCGGCGGGCTCAACCCGGACTGGCAGCCGGGCACCCCGGTGCTCATCCGCGACCACATCAACCTGACCGCCGCATCCCCGCTCGAGGGCGCGACGTTTGTCGACCTCACCGACCTCTACTCGCAGCGGCTGCGCACCGCGGTCCAGGAACTCGAGCCGCTCGACGAGGGCGTCTACGTGCAGTTCCGCGGGCCGCACTACGAGACCCCTGCCGAGGTCAAGATGGCGGGGATTATCGGCGGTGACATCGTCGGGATGTCCACGGCACTCGAGGCGATCGCAGCACGCGAAGCCGGCATGGAGATTCTCGGCCTCTCGCTCATCACCAACCCGGCCGCAGGGATCTCCGCCACTCCCCTGAACCACGAAGAGGTCATCGAGGCCGGCCGCGCCGCAGAGACGCGGCTCGCGGACCTCCTCGCCCGCATCGTCAAGGAGATCGCATGA
- a CDS encoding NAD(P)H-quinone dehydrogenase produces the protein MAAQNTDKHRIVVIGGGPGGYESAIAGAQLGADVTLIERTGVGGSAVLTDVVPSKALIASAEAAVSIQDADELGIQFFVRDDRETPRRPEVAVNLGKLNQRLLRLAQNQSDDIRRQLKDSGVRIIEGHGRISADGEVSVTAGTAGEEFDRVEYDSLVISVGASPRELDTAKPDGERILTWKQLYDLETLPEHLIVVGSGVTGAEFASAYNALGAEVTLISSRDRVLPGEDTDAADVIEEVFTRNGMNVLSKTRAESVVRDGDGVVATLSDGTEVRGTHCLMAVGSIPNTADIGLEKIGVKTTDSGHIMVNRVARTSLPNVYAAGDCSDFLPLASVASTQGRTAVFHALGDMVQPISRRNVASNVFTYPEIATVGWQEKDVREQIRSGRVHKLDLAGNPRAKMQGFRDGFVKLIAGNNLGTIIGGVIVAPRASELVLALSIAIEQRLTVDEIAESWAVYPSLSGSIVDAARAMHRRIE, from the coding sequence ATGGCTGCACAGAATACGGATAAGCACCGCATCGTTGTGATCGGTGGCGGACCAGGCGGATATGAATCCGCGATCGCAGGCGCCCAGCTCGGCGCCGATGTCACCCTCATCGAACGCACCGGAGTCGGGGGTTCCGCGGTGCTGACCGACGTCGTCCCTTCCAAGGCGCTCATCGCATCCGCCGAGGCGGCCGTGTCGATTCAGGATGCGGACGAGCTCGGCATCCAGTTCTTCGTGCGGGATGACCGCGAAACCCCGCGTCGCCCCGAGGTGGCCGTAAACCTCGGCAAGCTCAACCAGCGGTTGCTGCGTCTCGCGCAGAACCAGTCCGACGACATCCGCCGGCAGCTCAAGGACTCGGGCGTTCGAATTATCGAGGGCCATGGCCGGATCTCTGCCGATGGGGAGGTCTCGGTGACCGCCGGCACCGCAGGCGAAGAATTCGATCGCGTCGAATACGACTCGCTGGTGATTTCGGTGGGCGCGAGCCCCCGCGAACTCGACACCGCGAAGCCCGACGGGGAGCGCATCCTCACCTGGAAGCAGCTCTATGACCTCGAGACTCTGCCCGAGCACCTCATCGTGGTCGGTTCGGGTGTGACCGGTGCCGAGTTCGCTTCGGCGTACAACGCGTTGGGGGCGGAGGTGACGCTGATTTCTTCGCGTGATCGCGTGCTGCCGGGCGAGGACACCGACGCCGCGGACGTGATCGAGGAGGTGTTCACGCGCAACGGCATGAACGTGCTCTCGAAGACGCGCGCCGAGTCGGTCGTGCGCGATGGGGATGGTGTGGTCGCCACACTCTCGGACGGCACCGAGGTGCGCGGCACGCACTGCCTCATGGCGGTCGGCTCGATTCCCAACACGGCCGACATCGGCCTCGAGAAGATCGGCGTGAAGACGACCGATTCCGGGCACATCATGGTGAATCGCGTGGCACGCACGTCGCTGCCGAACGTCTATGCCGCGGGGGACTGCAGCGACTTCCTGCCGCTGGCGTCGGTCGCCTCGACGCAGGGTCGCACCGCCGTATTCCACGCGCTTGGCGATATGGTGCAGCCGATCAGCCGCCGGAACGTGGCCTCGAACGTCTTCACGTACCCTGAGATCGCAACCGTGGGTTGGCAGGAGAAGGATGTGCGCGAGCAGATCCGCAGCGGCCGCGTGCACAAGCTCGACCTCGCGGGCAACCCCCGCGCGAAGATGCAGGGCTTCCGGGACGGTTTCGTGAAGCTCATTGCGGGCAACAACCTTGGGACGATCATCGGCGGCGTGATTGTGGCGCCGCGCGCATCCGAGCTGGTGCTCGCGCTGTCGATCGCGATTGAGCAGCGGTTGACCGTGGACGAGATTGCCGAGTCGTGGGCGGTATACCCGTCGCTTTCGGGCTCCATCGTGGACGCGGCCCGCGCCATGCACCGCCGCATCGAGTAG
- a CDS encoding acetyl/propionyl/methylcrotonyl-CoA carboxylase subunit alpha produces MPRIEKLLIANRGEIAVRIIRAARDAGISSVAVYADQDRDAPHARLADEAYALRGTTSAETYLVIDKLLSVARRSGANAVHPGYGFLAENSDFARAVVAAGLIWIGPSPEAIDALGDKVTARHVAEKVGAPLAPGTLEPVSGASEVLEFTAEHGYPVAIKAAYGGGGRGLKVVREESEVEDAFESATREAVAAFGRGECFVEKFLDRPRHVETQCLADAHGNVVVVSTRDCSLQRRNQKLVEEAPAPFITDAQRDEMYRASKAILREVGYVGAGTCEFLIAVDGTVAFLEVNTRLQVEHPVSEEVTGIDLVREQFRIAEGEALGYDDPTAEGHSFEFRINGEDPGRGFLPAPGKITSFETPTGPGIRIDSGVRQGDTVSGAFDSMLAKLIVTGATREEALERSRRALEEFEVAGMPTVIPFHRDVVNQPAFTAENGEFGVFTRWIETEYENNLEPWDGEAGSAEGPGSRREVVVEVNDKRIEVSLPERLVISAGLEHGGVGRNMAGHAPRRRSHGAIATESGFAVKAPMQATIVKFAVEEGQKVVKGDLVCVLEAMKMEQPIAAHRDGVVAGLAGAPGETISSGTQLLEIVDA; encoded by the coding sequence ATGCCTCGCATTGAAAAGCTACTGATCGCCAACCGCGGCGAAATTGCGGTCCGAATTATCCGAGCAGCACGCGATGCGGGGATCTCATCCGTCGCCGTGTACGCCGACCAGGATCGCGACGCACCGCACGCACGTTTGGCCGATGAGGCATACGCATTGCGTGGCACCACGAGTGCCGAGACCTATCTCGTCATCGACAAACTGCTCTCGGTCGCCCGCCGATCGGGCGCGAACGCGGTGCACCCCGGATACGGTTTCCTCGCAGAGAACTCTGACTTCGCCCGCGCCGTGGTCGCTGCGGGTCTCATCTGGATCGGCCCGTCACCCGAGGCGATCGACGCGTTGGGTGACAAGGTCACCGCGCGCCACGTCGCTGAGAAGGTCGGCGCTCCCCTCGCTCCCGGAACGCTCGAGCCGGTCTCTGGTGCCTCGGAAGTCTTGGAGTTCACGGCCGAGCACGGCTACCCGGTCGCGATCAAGGCGGCCTATGGCGGTGGCGGGCGCGGCCTCAAGGTCGTGCGCGAGGAGTCCGAGGTTGAGGATGCGTTTGAGTCGGCTACCCGAGAGGCCGTCGCCGCATTCGGTCGTGGGGAGTGCTTCGTGGAGAAGTTCCTCGACCGCCCGCGTCACGTCGAGACGCAGTGCCTCGCGGATGCGCACGGCAACGTCGTCGTCGTCTCGACGCGCGACTGCTCGCTGCAGCGCCGCAACCAGAAGCTCGTCGAGGAGGCCCCGGCCCCCTTTATTACTGACGCCCAGCGCGACGAAATGTACCGCGCATCCAAGGCGATTCTGCGCGAGGTTGGCTATGTCGGCGCCGGCACCTGCGAGTTCCTCATCGCAGTCGATGGCACGGTCGCGTTCCTCGAGGTGAACACGCGCCTGCAGGTCGAGCACCCTGTCTCGGAAGAAGTTACGGGCATCGACCTCGTGCGCGAGCAGTTCCGCATCGCCGAGGGCGAGGCGCTCGGCTACGACGATCCGACCGCCGAGGGCCACTCCTTCGAGTTCCGCATCAACGGCGAAGACCCGGGCCGCGGCTTCCTCCCCGCCCCGGGCAAGATCACGTCGTTCGAGACCCCGACCGGCCCCGGCATCCGGATCGACTCCGGCGTGCGCCAGGGCGACACCGTCTCGGGTGCGTTCGACTCGATGCTCGCGAAGCTCATCGTCACGGGCGCGACCCGCGAAGAGGCGCTCGAGCGCTCGCGTCGCGCGCTCGAGGAGTTCGAGGTCGCCGGGATGCCCACGGTGATCCCGTTCCACCGCGACGTCGTGAATCAGCCGGCCTTCACCGCCGAGAATGGCGAGTTTGGCGTGTTCACGCGCTGGATCGAGACCGAGTACGAGAACAACCTCGAGCCCTGGGATGGCGAGGCCGGTTCGGCCGAAGGCCCCGGTTCGCGCCGCGAGGTCGTCGTCGAGGTCAACGACAAGCGCATCGAGGTGTCGCTGCCGGAGCGTCTCGTGATCTCCGCTGGCCTCGAGCACGGTGGGGTCGGCCGCAATATGGCGGGCCACGCGCCCCGTCGCCGCTCGCACGGCGCCATCGCGACCGAGTCCGGTTTCGCCGTCAAGGCGCCGATGCAGGCCACGATCGTGAAGTTCGCGGTTGAAGAGGGCCAGAAGGTCGTCAAGGGCGACCTCGTCTGCGTCCTCGAGGCCATGAAGATGGAGCAGCCGATCGCCGCGCACCGCGACGGCGTCGTGGCTGGTCTCGCGGGTGCCCCCGGCGAGACGATTTCCTCGGGCACGCAGCTGCTCGAGATCGTCGACGCGTAG
- a CDS encoding ABC transporter ATP-binding protein has product MLWKLLVQYLRPSWRFVVGVLVFQFLQALGALYLPTLNADIINKGVAVGDVGYIWRTGSFMLLVAFLQVVANIIAIWCGARAAMRAGQLMRRDVFDHVGSFSEREISQFGAGSLITRNTNDVQQVQMLIFMTCTMMVSAPMLAIGGVIMALRQDVGLSWIIAAAAPILLLFVGFIVWRMVPLFSRYQERLDNINRVLREQLSGIRVIRAFVREDIERDRFKDANEKIMETGRRVGNLFVVVFPGASMVMNLAIVAVIWFGGMQVDQGDVQIGSLFAYISYVMQILMGVIMVSFLTMMIPRAAVCADRIGEVLATDSSLKLDGAGIATQPQPGLVEFERVSFAYPGAEHPVLEDVNFRAEPGETVAVIGSTGSGKTTLVNLVPRLFDATSGEVRVGGVPVKDAEPATLWGSIGLVPQRPFLFSGTVASNLEFGREGATEEEMWAALEIAQAADFVREMPGALDAKIAQGGTNVSGGQRQRLSIARAIIHQPKLLVFDDSFSALDLTTDAKLRAALWRELPEVTKLVVAQRVSTIIDADRIIVLDDGRIVGTGTHDELLESNTTYQEIVESQLSAEAQA; this is encoded by the coding sequence ATGCTTTGGAAATTACTCGTGCAGTATTTGCGCCCGAGTTGGCGCTTTGTCGTTGGGGTGCTGGTATTCCAGTTCCTGCAGGCGTTAGGCGCACTGTATCTTCCCACGCTCAACGCCGACATCATTAACAAAGGTGTGGCCGTCGGGGACGTCGGCTACATCTGGCGCACGGGCTCGTTCATGTTACTCGTCGCTTTCTTGCAGGTCGTGGCGAACATTATCGCGATCTGGTGCGGCGCGCGCGCCGCGATGCGCGCCGGTCAGCTGATGCGTCGAGACGTATTCGACCACGTCGGCTCGTTCTCGGAGCGCGAGATCAGCCAGTTCGGTGCAGGCTCGCTCATCACCCGCAACACGAACGACGTGCAGCAGGTGCAGATGCTCATCTTCATGACCTGCACGATGATGGTCTCCGCCCCGATGCTCGCGATCGGCGGCGTGATCATGGCGCTGCGGCAGGATGTTGGGCTCAGCTGGATCATCGCGGCCGCGGCACCGATTCTGTTGCTTTTCGTCGGGTTCATTGTGTGGCGCATGGTGCCGCTGTTCAGCCGCTACCAGGAGCGTCTCGACAACATCAACCGCGTGCTGCGCGAGCAGCTCTCGGGCATCCGGGTCATCCGCGCGTTCGTGCGCGAGGACATCGAGCGTGACCGCTTCAAGGATGCGAACGAGAAGATCATGGAGACGGGTCGCCGAGTCGGTAACCTCTTCGTCGTCGTCTTCCCCGGCGCATCCATGGTGATGAACCTCGCGATCGTCGCCGTGATCTGGTTCGGCGGGATGCAGGTGGACCAGGGCGACGTGCAGATCGGTTCGCTGTTCGCCTACATCTCGTACGTGATGCAGATCCTCATGGGCGTGATCATGGTGAGCTTCCTCACGATGATGATCCCGCGCGCGGCCGTGTGTGCCGACCGAATCGGCGAGGTGCTCGCAACCGACAGCTCGCTCAAGCTCGACGGCGCAGGCATCGCGACGCAGCCGCAGCCCGGCCTCGTCGAATTCGAGAGGGTCTCGTTCGCCTACCCCGGCGCCGAGCATCCCGTGCTCGAAGACGTTAACTTCCGCGCCGAGCCCGGCGAAACCGTCGCGGTGATCGGCTCGACCGGTTCCGGCAAAACGACGCTCGTTAACCTCGTCCCGCGGCTCTTCGACGCAACCTCGGGCGAGGTGCGCGTCGGCGGCGTGCCGGTGAAGGATGCGGAACCCGCGACCCTCTGGGGCTCAATCGGCCTCGTCCCGCAGCGACCTTTCCTCTTCTCGGGGACCGTCGCATCCAACCTCGAGTTTGGGCGCGAGGGTGCGACCGAGGAAGAAATGTGGGCTGCACTCGAGATCGCACAGGCGGCCGACTTCGTGCGCGAGATGCCGGGCGCGCTCGACGCGAAGATCGCACAGGGCGGCACGAACGTCTCCGGCGGCCAGCGGCAGCGACTGTCGATTGCCCGGGCGATCATTCACCAACCGAAACTGCTCGTCTTCGACGACTCGTTCTCGGCGCTCGACCTCACGACGGATGCGAAGCTTCGCGCCGCGCTCTGGCGCGAGTTGCCGGAGGTGACGAAGCTCGTTGTCGCGCAGCGCGTGTCCACGATCATCGACGCCGACCGCATCATCGTGCTCGACGACGGCCGCATCGTCGGCACCGGCACCCACGACGAGCTGCTCGAGTCGAACACCACGTACCAAGAAATCGTCGAGTCGCAGCTTTCCGCGGAGGCACAGGCATGA